AAAGGTCGAGGTCACCTACTTTGTCCTATCAGGATGTTGATGGCACTGAAGCTCATATTGATACTGGTGGAAATTCTAGAAGGTACATAAATATGTTTTTTTCTTTATGGGATGAAGATTTTATACATTTAATGCATAGTAACTTTTTTATGAAGTGCTCAAACACCTTGATTATGTAGGAAATTAACTCTGAAGTATAGTTCCCTTGGAAACCAATCTAAAAAAAGAAGCTTCTTCTGCCACCTTATTGGTTGTGTTTTGAACCTGAAGCAGGAAAAGCATGACTGCACAGAAAAATACTTCTGTATATGTATTTTTCCCTTTTAGAAAGTTAGTTTTCTTGAAATTTCTTGCTGAAGGGATATACTGAGAATGATGGTCTATTTAGGTTGTGATACTTCTTCTGTTTAGATCgaagtatttttttttattctatTGCCTACCAATATTTTTTATTGTCTTAATTTTTGtcgcaagttttttttttggaaatgttAAAGCAGGCTAAGTATTCTGATATTTTGAAAACTGGCATGTGTGTCCCACAGTTCCACTTAATCATGTGGCAGATTTACTATGTGTTTTCTGCTAATGTGGACAGCATAACCCCCCTGTTCTGTTTGCAGACTGGTTGACTATATAGATACCCTCATCAGTGATGAAAATGTTGAAACCTCAAAAAGGATGAGACCGCCTGCATCAGAGTTCACACGCACAATCAAATCACCACCATCAGATATCAGAGACAATATTAGGTCATCACCCAACTCAGCCCAGAATCTTCGTGCACATGCCGATGTCCAGAAGTAAAACCTTTTACTTTGAATTTGTTCCGTTTCATGTCAATTTTGGTCAATGTGTTGATTTTTGAAATTGATAGCATTCTCAATTTCCCATATCTCCCCCACCCCCTTGAAGTACTAGTTAGCAAATGAATGACCTCTTACTGTGCCTGCTGATCGTAAACGTATTATTTAATAACAGGACTTTTTTGCCATTATTACAGGTCTAATACATCCATTCCCAAACTCAGAAATCAAATACAATCGCGCATCGGTGGCGCACATTCGCCGCCACATCAGATGTCTAGTCTTTCGGACGACTCCAACAAACTTAACACATCTGCTGTCTCTCCACCAAAGCCATCTATCCTTAGTGCTACCAGAAGAATGGGGACCCCTCCTTTGGATGCCAATGATGATGATAACTCTACACCTTTGACTGAACTTGAGAGGTAATTCTTGTCCTGCACATGACTTTCGTCTCCTTGCAATAATATTTCCGTTATATATGTTGCCTGTTGGTGTTACTCATGAAAGTTTTCCTGCAGGGAGAGACAAGCAAAAGCCAAGCGGCTGGCTCGTTTCCATGTTGAATTAAGCAGGCCAGTGGAAAATACAAATGACTTTGTAAAAACACTCAAAGGCTCTGCAGATAAGCCCAAGCAAGCCACATCAACCGGAAAAATTCCGATGAAAAAAATTGATGATACTGATGAAAATACCTTGGCTGACATGGATTCCCCAATGTTAGCTGCAATTGTTGGGCTTTGTCCAGATATGTGCCCAGGTGATTACTGCTCTAGATCGACTTATTTTCATGTGATACAATTTTAGCCATTCACATCGCCTCTTCAATATATTTTTCTCTAAACATGGTACTAACAGATTTGCACGTACCCTTGTTTTCGCTAGAACCTGAAAGGGCAGAGCGTGAGAGAAAAGGAGATCTCGATAGGTATGAGAGATTAGATGGAGACAGAAACCTAACTACTGAGCTTCTCGCTGTTAAAAAGGTACATAATGTTTTCTTATAACCTGTTAGTATGATGGTATTTTATCTTTAATTATTTCTGATCACATATAACAGGAAGCATGATGGAAGTTCTTATCTGATTGATACAGTATAATAGGACCGCTGAGCGAGATGCAGACTTGATAAGGCCTCTGCCAGTTCTACAGAAGACAATGAATTACCTTCTTAGTTTGCTGGATCACACGTATGATGACAGTTTCTTGGGCTTATACAACTTCTTGTGGGACAGGATGCGAGCAATAAGAATGGATCTTAGAATGCAACATTTCTTCAATCAAGAGGCTATTTCTATGCTTGAGCAAATGGTACTTTCATACGCGTCCCTATGTTGTCCAGTGGTTATTTCATCATACAGTATGTATTTATTTTTGTGGGCACCTGTGTTTCCTGGAGTATTTCATCTTGGAATCTGTCTTTTCTTTCTGAGCAGATAAGACTCCACATTATTGCAATGCATGAATTATGTGAGTACAACAAAGGGGAAGGTTTTTCGGAGGGTTTTGATGCACACCTCAACATTGAGCAGATGAATAAAACATCAGTTGAGCTATTTCAAATGTATGATGACCATAGGAGAAAGGGTGTTTTCTTCTCAACAGAAAAGGAATTTCGGGGTTATTATGCACTGCTCAAGTTAGACAAGCATCCTGGTTACAAGGTGAGGTATTGACAGATATGGTAGGTTGCATTTTGATATTTTCTGATTTGCACACACATTTGAATTAGGTCGAACCTGCCGAGTTATCTCTGGATCTTGCTAAGATGTCTCGTGAAATCAGAGGCAGTCCAGATATCTTGTTTGCAAGAGAAGTTGCGAGGTAGTCATACCATCAAATGTTATTTACTATTATCATATTTGCACTAGCTTTATCTCACTGCCTGCATTTTCTATGCAATTCAGAGCTTGCAGAATGGGGAATTTTATAGCCTTCTTTCGTCTTGCAAGGAAAGCAACATATTTGCAGGCCTGTTTGATGCATGCTCACTTTGCAAAGGTAGAATCATTGCCTATGGTGTCATTTTGCACTACTCAGTTGCCACTACTTTGGTATACTTTTGTGTAGTAGGCTATTGATGTTCTTCTATTTCAAATGCACTTCTGTAATTGTTAACAACTGAAGTCTCTTTCCAGCTAAGAAGGCAAGCGCTCGCTTCATTGCATAGTGGTCTTCAGAGTGGACAAGGCATCCCTATTTCACAAGTTGTTGAGTGGCTTGCTATGGAGGTAAGTTTGTTGTCTTGCTTGCACAGTAACTAGTTCAACACTGGAAAATTGCAATCCTTatgcctttattttttttcaaggaTGAGGACATCGAAAGTCTCTTAGAGTACCATGGTTTTGGATTGAGGCAGTATGAAGAGCTGTACCTAGTAAAAGAAGGACCTTTTCTTAACAGTGAAAACGATTTCCCATCTGGCTGTTCTCAGCTTGTGCATTTAAAAAAATCTCAGAGAGTCATTGCTGATGTTTCTTCCGGGGCAGTTTGTGCTCCTATAAGCAAAAAGAATAGTTCAGTTTCATATCCTGGTCGACTTGCTAGTGGTAAAAGAGATCTATTTCCATCACAGCATGCTCCTGTGGTTTCACAAGATGGCAGAAGGGATCTTTTTTCATTGTTTTCTGGACCTGTTTCAACCACTCCTGGCAGATATATTAGCTCACCGTTTCCTGATCCCTTTTCTCCAAAAGCTGCCAATAAATTATTCAGTCCAAAACGTCCAAGTGCTCTTGCCCCAAATGCTGATAGAGAAGACAGTGTTTCAACCTTTCCTACTGTTGCTTCTCCACATAGTAGCAAAAAGGAGATATTCTCAAAAGCACCAAAAGTAGCATCGCCAAAAGTCGAAGGCAAGACCAAGTTGGCTGATGATCTTACAGCTGAAGACCAAGATAGTGGACTTGCAGGGTCCCCTCAAAAAGTGGACATGCAAATGGGGATACCATGGTCACAAGCTAATACAGAAAACATCAATGCTTTGGCAGAACCAATTGTTTCACATTCTCTTACGGATGGCATGTCTTTAGATTATTACTCCAATATGCTTGGAGAGGAAGACAAGTTAGACATGGATGAGGGAACTCCACCAGACCATGAAGTTCTGGTTATCGAACCTGGATCACCTATTGGCTCCCCTTTGTCTGATCACAATGAATATGAGGATCATAATATTATTAACAGCACAGTTAATGACTGGTTACCAATTGTTATGTCCCCAAAGAAACAAATTTCCGATGAAAAGCTGAAGGCAATACTGAGGTTGTTTTCTATCCTGGAACTATTTATGTTCCCGAAAATAGGGTTTTGGTGGTGCCTTATCACCTTATGAAACTTTGATCACCATTGTGATATTTCAGGAAATGGAGGCAACGTGCTGCGGACAAGCGATTTCATAGGGAGCAGAAAAATGCTCTTGCTGTTGCAGCTTTGTGTTCTCTATCACTTGGCCCGCCAGTTCATAATACTACAATGGTAAGGCATCCGACATGCTATATTTGTTTCCAGAACCACTTAATTGAGATGTTGCTTTTTACATAAGTGTTATAAACATCACTTTTTGCAAGATGAAGGTTCAAATGAATGATCATCACCTCTGTTAATAGATGTAACCTGGTTCCAAGAAGAAAAATATGTTAATGTCGTGCAATTTTTGTACGCAATTATGTTTTCTGTAAGTTTTTTCTATGTGTTATTAAAAATTGATAATGATACAGACCTGTCTATTATGAAGGTTCCTAAGCTTGCTGTCGAAGAGCTTGACATTGGGCATGCCTTTAAAGAAAGACAAGCGAGACAACAAAGATCTTGGTCTTGGCTCAATGTTTCTGAGTTGTCTGGTCCCATTTTACTTGAAACTAACCCTGATGCTAGATGCTTCTGCTGGAAGTTACTTGTACTTGTTCCACCAGGTGCCATGGAATCCCAGACCAACAATTTTGCCTCAAAATGGTTACTTAGGAAGCTCATGGGTTCTGGAAATGGAGATAGGGGATTGGTTGTTTCATCTGCAGGCCTGTCAATTTGGACAGAGTGGACCAGCTTTCTGAACACATGCTGTCTATCTGTTGTTAGGGCCAGTGATCAGCAAGTTATTGGTAATGATATTGCCAATAGTACAAACTGTATAGCATTTGTAGTGTCTGAAGGCATTTCATGGGAAATGCAGAAGGCACGACTTAGCAGTTTGTTAGCCTCCATACCGGCTCAATCCCATCTTCCTCTCCTGATTTTGAGCGGTGATACATATCATGAAGGGTATGACTATGCTTCACAGTATATCATTGATAGGCTTGGCCTCAGCGGTATTCATGGAGGAAAGATCGCTTCATCATTGGTTATTTTTCTTGTTGAACACATGGAAGATTGTCCCAATGGTTTCTTTGATGATGACAATCTGCGTGAGGGTCTCAAATGGCTGATTAGAAGTTTACCAAGACAGCCTGATGTCACTCTTGTGAAGACCCATGACTTGCTTCTGAACTGCTTGAACCCACAACTTGAGCTGCTTAATACCCATGTTGCACCTGGAGCTGGCCCTGGGGATTGCATTTCAGTATTCAACAATGCTGTTGATCAAGTTGCAGAAGAGATTTTGGCTGCAGCATGCACAAATGCTAATCAATGGCCAGCTCTTGAGATTGATCTTCTGGAGAGAACAAGTAATGAGAGGAGATATGCAGAAATGTTCTTGCCTAGCACAGGATGGTCATCACCGTCAAGGATCCAGCCACTGCTTGCAGCCATTAAGACTTGCAAGATTCCAGAGTTCAGTTATGATTTATCTTGGCTGAACCAAGGTTCTCACATGGGCAAGCAAACCCAAGATCAGAAGAAGTTCCTTCAGGAGTGCTTGGCGAGATATCTGACCGAATCAACTCGGTTGTTAGATGAAACTCAGGTGGCCACCGAAGTGAATGTTATGGTGCAGAAATATGTTGGGCTTGAGCTCCGGGACTCGTACTACTACCTTGTTCCAAGATGGGTGGCTATCTTCCGGCGTATTTACAACTGGAGGCTAGCAAAGCTTTCTACCGGAGAGTTCTCAGAAGCTTATGTCCTGAGCCAGCACCTCTATCAGGCTCCTGCAGCAGCTAACTCTAATGGTGCCACAGCTACACAAGAGCTCACGGCTAGCAGCAACACCTGCGATGAGGCGTCCATTTTGGAGCATCACAGCATGATGCCTGATGTGTCAACTGGCCTCTCACTAGATGAAATCATCGAGATCAGTTGTGATCTCGATGGTGTCAATGCGCAACCTGCAAGTCAGCAGCCACGACCACCCACCCAGATTCATGAAGAACCTCAAGCACCAGCAGACACCAATAGTGAGATAAACATGATGCATAGTATTAGAGAAGAAATGTACATACCAAGAAGGGTAGAGTCGGGGGAGCTGGTGCCACTCGAAAGGGACGACAAGCTTGCCCGGCTACTCGAGCAGTGTACCAAGCTGCAGGACAGGATCGACGAGACGCTTTCCATCTACTTTTAAGGCTGTGGAATGTTGGAAGGGCATTCTTCCACACTTGTAACTTGTAACATTAgattttgcaaaaagaaaagaaatcttAGGAAGTCatggcattttttttttggcatggaCAAAATGTTACTGTGGTAGGTCATGGTCAGCCTAGGTTACTCCGCCTCCGCGGCCCTATAGCTTATAGGATGAAGCTCGGGTTTGGGTTTTTTTTCTGGCCGGCTTGATCGAGCTATCGCGTGGTCTTACCCCACCGGTTGAGTATTATAATGTAGCTATGTAGAATATTTTTTCTCGAATCACATCAATCAAATGGATCAAGTAAAAACCTCACTTGTACGACCGTAACTTCTCTCAGCCCGTCTACTAGTAGACCTTAGCGATCCTTTTTCCGTCCGTACAGAGGTGATAAATAAGAACACCGGTTTGTCCGAAATCATGCTTACATACGACGATTAACTTGTGGTCCAGCAGCGGCAACCGTAAAAGCGTATAGCGGAATAAAGCTAATAACGTGTTTGTACCAGATAACAACGTTTCTAGACCATGTTCAGCTCAGAGAGACCTAAAGCAGCTAAAAGAAGCGACTTATTATATTCGTTTTTCCTTGTGAAAGCTTCAACATGATTTGTTCTGCACGGCAGCCGCATTTCAATTCCAAATTCCAGATCCTAATTCTGCCACTTCAGGGTTGCATCCCATAACCACGGCAGGCATCGACTTAGATTAAATTTACTGGTAAAGTGAACAAAAACAATAATCAGAGAATAATTCCATTTCACAGACAGCACTTATGGTGGCGCCCAACACCATTAATCAATCCCCTGGTTagatgaccccccccccccccccacccaaacTTCGATCAGAACCTTCCCATGTCAGTTTGCGGCAGGTGCTCTAAGAAAACACGAGCAACACTGAGTTTTGCCGCTGACCAACATCACATCCATGGCATGGTTAGTAGCTCCCTGCAGAAGACAACAGCCTCTCAATAATAGTTCCCCAAAAATCTAACAGAAAATATTAGGGTCTCTGGGTAAGATCTTACGGAGGATGGCCATGGGGTATGGCAAGGCCTCTTTTCACCATTTAACTTGGATACTGCAATGGAATGTGCAAATTATGTGAGCTTGCTtgctttttcttcattcactgGTAAGAATTAGAAGAATGAAGTAATATATATAAGGATTAGAAGACTGGCGGGGTTACCTCCACATTCAGCAGGAGGCTGGATGGATACTTTACTGCATAGGCAGTTCCAGCTCAGTACCACTATCCACCTGCTGCCAAGGTTGTGCTTGTTGTGATGCAGCTTGCTCACTACGCATAGGCTTGGAAGCACTATGCTTGGAAGCATCTGATATTCTACCGTGTATCAACAAAGGGTGTGTAGGAGAAGGAACAATGCAGGAGAGGCTTCGTTCTGTTGGAGATCCTGAGGATGATGACTGCATTTCGGTAGCAGCACATCTGTTCAAGTGACTTGCTTCTGGTGGTACAAATACAGGTATCTCTGACTGTACTGCGTGCACAGCTATTGATGCTCCGACGCTAACACAGTCCACTTTGTCGCTCCCTGCAGGACCTGACTGAGTAAATTTtgcaaagaaaaataaattttcTGCTAGTCACTGAATAAGTTCTCTTTTTATTCTTGCAGAATTAAAATTTGTGTGCACCTACAATTTCAGAGTCCCGGATATGCACAATGATTATTGTTATATCATCTGTCCTGTTTTCATGCTCCAGCCATAGTTTGTATGACTCTGCAGTGATTGCTGAGCAGGCATCTCGAGGATCTTGATACATAGCAACCTGAAGCGAACCAGAAAGAGTCCAGAATTAGTGGCACAGATCCACAGAGAACAGGCAAAGCAAACAAGAAAAATCACATATTTAACATTAGATCATCACTGAAAACTTTCCAGTGGTGATGGTCAAATAAGGGAGTTTTGATAGCTCGAAGAATGTCATATGTAACAGATTAGTACCACAGGTGCACCTCATGCAGATGTGCACCAGAGGCAAAGAGAAGAATATATATCAAAAGGCATGAGAAGCGAAACAGCTGTTAGCAGCCTGGTTTTGTTATATATTTAGTACCATTGAAACTCGAAGAAAATGTTGGCACAGAAAAGAGAAGGTTATGAGGGGACCATCCATTGTTAACTGCAGCTCATGTTTGGCCTAATCAGAAAATGCTGGTACAGCCCTAGTGATTCAGCAATCCGCAGTCCAATTTGAAGCGGCCTGCCAGTTTTTTAGGACCAATAGATGGCCAATATACCTTTTTTTATCATCAATACTTTAGGAAAGTTTTGAAAGACATGCCCACTCAGTCCTTGCAGCCATTTACCTAGCTTGTCCCTCCACTTTTCTGCTCACACTTCTGATTAGTCAATTTTTCATCACAGCTAGTCTATGCTTCTACTACTCAATAAAGTTACCTCCACTTATGCAGAACTTTAttcagagagagggagagcttTCATAATGACAACATCAATCGACCTTGAAAGTTTAAACCCTAACTGTTCC
This portion of the Panicum virgatum strain AP13 chromosome 2N, P.virgatum_v5, whole genome shotgun sequence genome encodes:
- the LOC120662017 gene encoding SAC3 family protein B-like isoform X2: MAASGFGREAGPSSRGPGSAFPAFGVGAATQTATAPSAATPSFPLVRPATLSIPSVRPATPSFPSARPVAPSFPSARPTNPLAAATPRFPSPRPQLAATVTASRTATTPTMPIPVPSARPAAAPGAAASARFPSSRPTLDPGAVAATGRHVARHLQPQPRPATPSVSRPADPFISSRSRALSAVSNLRADSPADYGSGTGQRRLVNYADPLFENGSLQSSEQLRMQPSEQMRLHTSARSPPSNIGSKFIPPSNFQDHHAAQIADPRDNVFTGPLQNRSLDHNISKRSRSPTLSYQDVDGTEAHIDTGGNSRRLVDYIDTLISDENVETSKRMRPPASEFTRTIKSPPSDIRDNIRSNTSIPKLRNQIQSRIGGAHSPPHQMSSLSDDSNKLNTSAVSPPKPSILSATRRMGTPPLDANDDDNSTPLTELERERQAKAKRLARFHVELSRPVENTNDFVKTLKGSADKPKQATSTGKIPMKKIDDTDENTLADMDSPMLAAIVGLCPDMCPEPERAERERKGDLDRYERLDGDRNLTTELLAVKKYNRTAERDADLIRPLPVLQKTMNYLLSLLDHTYDDSFLGLYNFLWDRMRAIRMDLRMQHFFNQEAISMLEQMIRLHIIAMHELCEYNKGEGFSEGFDAHLNIEQMNKTSVELFQMYDDHRRKGVFFSTEKEFRGYYALLKLDKHPGYKVEPAELSLDLAKMSREIRGSPDILFAREVARACRMGNFIAFFRLARKATYLQACLMHAHFAKLRRQALASLHSGLQSGQGIPISQVVEWLAMEDEDIESLLEYHGFGLRQYEELYLVKEGPFLNSENDFPSGCSQLVHLKKSQRVIADVSSGAVCAPISKKNSSVSYPGRLASGKRDLFPSQHAPVVSQDGRRDLFSLFSGPVSTTPGRYISSPFPDPFSPKAANKLFSPKRPSALAPNADREDSVSTFPTVASPHSSKKEIFSKAPKVASPKVEGKTKLADDLTAEDQDSGLAGSPQKVDMQMGIPWSQANTENINALAEPIVSHSLTDGMSLDYYSNMLGEEDKLDMDEGTPPDHEVLVIEPGSPIGSPLSDHNEYEDHNIINSTVNDWLPIVMSPKKQISDEKLKAILRKWRQRAADKRFHREQKNALAVAALCSLSLGPPVHNTTMVPKLAVEELDIGHAFKERQARQQRSWSWLNVSELSGPILLETNPDARCFCWKLLVLVPPGAMESQTNNFASKWLLRKLMGSGNGDRGLVVSSAGLSIWTEWTSFLNTCCLSVVRASDQQVIGNDIANSTNCIAFVVSEGISWEMQKARLSSLLASIPAQSHLPLLILSGDTYHEGYDYASQYIIDRLGLSGIHGGKIASSLVIFLVEHMEDCPNGFFDDDNLREGLKWLIRSLPRQPDVTLVKTHDLLLNCLNPQLELLNTHVAPGAGPGDCISVFNNAVDQVAEEILAAACTNANQWPALEIDLLERTSNERRYAEMFLPSTGWSSPSRIQPLLAAIKTCKIPEFSYDLSWLNQGSHMGKQTQDQKKFLQECLARYLTESTRLLDETQVATEVNVMVQKYVGLELRDSYYYLVPRWVAIFRRIYNWRLAKLSTGEFSEAYVLSQHLYQAPAAANSNGATATQELTASSNTCDEASILEHHSMMPDVSTGLSLDEIIEISCDLDGVNAQPASQQPRPPTQIHEEPQAPADTNSEINMMHSIREEMYIPRRVESGELVPLERDDKLARLLEQCTKLQDRIDETLSIYF
- the LOC120662017 gene encoding SAC3 family protein B-like isoform X1, whose product is MAASGFGREAGPSSRGPGSAFPAFGVGAATQTATAPSAATPSFPLVRPATLSIPSVRPATPSFPSARPVAPSFPSARPTNPLAAATPRFPSPRPQLAATVTASRTATTPTMPIPVPSARPAAAPGAAASARFPSSRPTLDPGAVAATGRHVARHLQPQPRPATPSVSRPADPFISSRSRALSAVSNLRADSPADYGSGTGQRRLVNYADPLFENGSLQSSEQLRMQPSEQMRLHTSARSPPSNIGSKFIPPSNFQDHHAAQIADPRDNVFTGPLQNRSLDHNISKRSRSPTLSYQDVDGTEAHIDTGGNSRRLVDYIDTLISDENVETSKRMRPPASEFTRTIKSPPSDIRDNIRSSPNSAQNLRAHADVQKSNTSIPKLRNQIQSRIGGAHSPPHQMSSLSDDSNKLNTSAVSPPKPSILSATRRMGTPPLDANDDDNSTPLTELERERQAKAKRLARFHVELSRPVENTNDFVKTLKGSADKPKQATSTGKIPMKKIDDTDENTLADMDSPMLAAIVGLCPDMCPEPERAERERKGDLDRYERLDGDRNLTTELLAVKKYNRTAERDADLIRPLPVLQKTMNYLLSLLDHTYDDSFLGLYNFLWDRMRAIRMDLRMQHFFNQEAISMLEQMIRLHIIAMHELCEYNKGEGFSEGFDAHLNIEQMNKTSVELFQMYDDHRRKGVFFSTEKEFRGYYALLKLDKHPGYKVEPAELSLDLAKMSREIRGSPDILFAREVARACRMGNFIAFFRLARKATYLQACLMHAHFAKLRRQALASLHSGLQSGQGIPISQVVEWLAMEDEDIESLLEYHGFGLRQYEELYLVKEGPFLNSENDFPSGCSQLVHLKKSQRVIADVSSGAVCAPISKKNSSVSYPGRLASGKRDLFPSQHAPVVSQDGRRDLFSLFSGPVSTTPGRYISSPFPDPFSPKAANKLFSPKRPSALAPNADREDSVSTFPTVASPHSSKKEIFSKAPKVASPKVEGKTKLADDLTAEDQDSGLAGSPQKVDMQMGIPWSQANTENINALAEPIVSHSLTDGMSLDYYSNMLGEEDKLDMDEGTPPDHEVLVIEPGSPIGSPLSDHNEYEDHNIINSTVNDWLPIVMSPKKQISDEKLKAILRKWRQRAADKRFHREQKNALAVAALCSLSLGPPVHNTTMVPKLAVEELDIGHAFKERQARQQRSWSWLNVSELSGPILLETNPDARCFCWKLLVLVPPGAMESQTNNFASKWLLRKLMGSGNGDRGLVVSSAGLSIWTEWTSFLNTCCLSVVRASDQQVIGNDIANSTNCIAFVVSEGISWEMQKARLSSLLASIPAQSHLPLLILSGDTYHEGYDYASQYIIDRLGLSGIHGGKIASSLVIFLVEHMEDCPNGFFDDDNLREGLKWLIRSLPRQPDVTLVKTHDLLLNCLNPQLELLNTHVAPGAGPGDCISVFNNAVDQVAEEILAAACTNANQWPALEIDLLERTSNERRYAEMFLPSTGWSSPSRIQPLLAAIKTCKIPEFSYDLSWLNQGSHMGKQTQDQKKFLQECLARYLTESTRLLDETQVATEVNVMVQKYVGLELRDSYYYLVPRWVAIFRRIYNWRLAKLSTGEFSEAYVLSQHLYQAPAAANSNGATATQELTASSNTCDEASILEHHSMMPDVSTGLSLDEIIEISCDLDGVNAQPASQQPRPPTQIHEEPQAPADTNSEINMMHSIREEMYIPRRVESGELVPLERDDKLARLLEQCTKLQDRIDETLSIYF
- the LOC120662017 gene encoding SAC3 family protein B-like isoform X3; translated protein: MQPSEQMRLHTSARSPPSNIGSKFIPPSNFQDHHAAQIADPRDNVFTGPLQNRSLDHNISKRSRSPTLSYQDVDGTEAHIDTGGNSRRLVDYIDTLISDENVETSKRMRPPASEFTRTIKSPPSDIRDNIRSSPNSAQNLRAHADVQKSNTSIPKLRNQIQSRIGGAHSPPHQMSSLSDDSNKLNTSAVSPPKPSILSATRRMGTPPLDANDDDNSTPLTELERERQAKAKRLARFHVELSRPVENTNDFVKTLKGSADKPKQATSTGKIPMKKIDDTDENTLADMDSPMLAAIVGLCPDMCPEPERAERERKGDLDRYERLDGDRNLTTELLAVKKYNRTAERDADLIRPLPVLQKTMNYLLSLLDHTYDDSFLGLYNFLWDRMRAIRMDLRMQHFFNQEAISMLEQMIRLHIIAMHELCEYNKGEGFSEGFDAHLNIEQMNKTSVELFQMYDDHRRKGVFFSTEKEFRGYYALLKLDKHPGYKVEPAELSLDLAKMSREIRGSPDILFAREVARACRMGNFIAFFRLARKATYLQACLMHAHFAKLRRQALASLHSGLQSGQGIPISQVVEWLAMEDEDIESLLEYHGFGLRQYEELYLVKEGPFLNSENDFPSGCSQLVHLKKSQRVIADVSSGAVCAPISKKNSSVSYPGRLASGKRDLFPSQHAPVVSQDGRRDLFSLFSGPVSTTPGRYISSPFPDPFSPKAANKLFSPKRPSALAPNADREDSVSTFPTVASPHSSKKEIFSKAPKVASPKVEGKTKLADDLTAEDQDSGLAGSPQKVDMQMGIPWSQANTENINALAEPIVSHSLTDGMSLDYYSNMLGEEDKLDMDEGTPPDHEVLVIEPGSPIGSPLSDHNEYEDHNIINSTVNDWLPIVMSPKKQISDEKLKAILRKWRQRAADKRFHREQKNALAVAALCSLSLGPPVHNTTMVPKLAVEELDIGHAFKERQARQQRSWSWLNVSELSGPILLETNPDARCFCWKLLVLVPPGAMESQTNNFASKWLLRKLMGSGNGDRGLVVSSAGLSIWTEWTSFLNTCCLSVVRASDQQVIGNDIANSTNCIAFVVSEGISWEMQKARLSSLLASIPAQSHLPLLILSGDTYHEGYDYASQYIIDRLGLSGIHGGKIASSLVIFLVEHMEDCPNGFFDDDNLREGLKWLIRSLPRQPDVTLVKTHDLLLNCLNPQLELLNTHVAPGAGPGDCISVFNNAVDQVAEEILAAACTNANQWPALEIDLLERTSNERRYAEMFLPSTGWSSPSRIQPLLAAIKTCKIPEFSYDLSWLNQGSHMGKQTQDQKKFLQECLARYLTESTRLLDETQVATEVNVMVQKYVGLELRDSYYYLVPRWVAIFRRIYNWRLAKLSTGEFSEAYVLSQHLYQAPAAANSNGATATQELTASSNTCDEASILEHHSMMPDVSTGLSLDEIIEISCDLDGVNAQPASQQPRPPTQIHEEPQAPADTNSEINMMHSIREEMYIPRRVESGELVPLERDDKLARLLEQCTKLQDRIDETLSIYF